From a region of the Phragmites australis chromosome 21, lpPhrAust1.1, whole genome shotgun sequence genome:
- the LOC133904058 gene encoding uncharacterized protein LOC133904058 — MSHHFLVDSSSSEEDDDDEFILATLHQAHTQYALLNAARPGGSVPGRQYINRNREAGHWRLYEDYFSDAPTYGPTFFRRRFRMSRSLFLRILQAVEQHDDYFVQKRDRIRRLGLSPLQKITAAFRMLTYGVAADATDDYIRIAESTAVESLKRFVKAIVEIFGDEYLRSPNDNDTARLLTIGEQKGFPGMLGSIDCMHWKWKNCPAAWQGQFTGHVHEPTIILEAVASHDLWIWHAFFGLPGSHNDINVLHRSHLFANLAEGHAPEVNYTINDHNYTMGYYLADGIYPQWATFVKPIPSPQGNKRKYFTKVQAAVRKEVERAFGVLQSRFAIVRGPARFWDQDTLGQIMTACIIMHNMIVEDERDAEGDHHFDGMGEVVTASHRPTAELQAFLRTHLAITNRETHSQLRDDLVEHLWKKYGGV, encoded by the exons ATGAGTCATCATTTTCTGGTAGATTCATCGTcgtcggaggaggatgatgacgacgaatTCATTCTTGCTACACTACACCAAGCACACACTCAATATGCGCTTTTGAATGCTGCACGACCTGGGGGTTCTGTGCCTGGACGTCAGTATATCAACCGCAACAGAGAAGCCGGGCATTGGAGGCTATACGAAGACTACTTTTCAGATGCTCCTACCTACGGTCCAACTTTCTTTCGTCGCAG GTTTAGAATGTCTCGTTCTCTATTTCTTCGCATACTGCAAGCTGTAGAACaacatgatgattattttgtgcagaaaagagatagaatcagacgtcttgggttatctcctttgcagaagataACCGCAGCATTTAGGATGCTAACTTATGGAGTAGCAGCAGATGCTACTGATGATTATATTCGGATTGCAGAAAGTACTGCTGTAGAGAGTCTTAAAAGGtttgtgaaagctattgttgaAATCTTCGGTGATGAGTACCTGAGATCCCCAAATGATAATGATACAGCTAGATTACTTACAATTGGAGAGCAAAAGGGTTTTCCCGGTATGCTTGGGAgcatagattgcatgcattggaagtggaaGAATTGCCCTGCAGCATGGCAAGGTCAGTTTACCGGTCATGTGCACGAGCCCACCATTATTCTAGAAGCCGTTGCTTCACATgatctttggatttggcatgccttctttggtttaccaggatctcacaatgatattaatgttctGCACCGTTCTCAcctatttgcaaatctagctgAAGGGCACGCTCCAGAAGTGAACTACACCATTAATGATCATAATTATACAATGGGGTATTACCTTGCAGATGGCATATATCCTCAATGGGCCACATTTGTTAAGCCAATACCATCTCCACAAGGGAATAAGAGGAAATATTTTACGAAAGTACAAGCAGCGGTGAGGAAGGAGGTGGAACGAGCATTTGGAGTTCTGCAATCTCGTTTTGCCATTGTTCGTGGGCCAGCAAGATTTTGGGATCAAGACACACTAGGACAAATCATGACAGCTTGTAtcatcatgcataatatgatcgTTGAAGATGAGCGAGATGCAGAAGGTGACCACCATTTTGATGGGATGGGAGAAGTTGTGACAGCTTCTCATCGTCCTACGGCTGAACTGCAAGCGTTTCTTCGAACTCATCTAGCCATTACTAACAGGGAAACTCACTCACAGCTTCGTGATGATCTAGTCGAGCACCTGTGGAAAAAATATGGAGGGGTGTAG
- the LOC133903826 gene encoding glutathione S-transferase T3-like, giving the protein MDSFLDLMSDPNIEDNGPYWDDSQFASPLEEQQTPHVEAGASQKAKKARSKNFSVKEDNMLVSAWLEVSLDAIQGNEQSRATYWQRITDYFHEHKDFASDRNSNSLQHRWSVILEGVNRFCGCYVQIQNRRQSGVTEQDKVMHACELYKSKDPKGRSFGLLHCWNILQHEQKWKDRCGEKKQKTSTTGSPLSSPGTNESHLEVDGEGHTSEPVVRPVGRKAEKERQRRGKNPISSGDNLYMEAMENLWAKKKEAEALKEVAKKERNDERLALEKKKIELKEQDIELRRRIEDDKVMNMDLSAMSERQRHYYTRLQDEIIARLFGTGSG; this is encoded by the exons ATGGATAGTTTTTTGGATTTGATGAGTGATCCAAACATTGAAGACAATGGACCGTATTGGGATGATAGTCAATTTGCAAGCCCACTTGAGGAGCAACAAACGCCACATGTAGAAGCTGGTGCATCCCAAAAAGCAAAAAAGGCTAGATCAAAAAATTTCAGTGTAAAAGAAGACAACATGTTGGTGTCGGCATGGCTAGAAGTTAGTTTGGATGCTATACAAGGGAATGAACAATCACGTGCTACGTATTGGCAAAGAATTACTGATTATTTTCATGAGCACAAGGACTTTGCATCTGATCGTAATTCCAATTCTCTACAGCATCGTTGGTCTGTCATACTAGAAGGTGTTAACCGATTTTGTGGATGTTATGTTCAGATTCAAAACAGGAGGCAAAGCGGGGTGACAGAACAAGATAAG gtaatgcatgcatgtgaattgtaTAAGTCAAAAGATCCGAAAGGCAGATCGTTCGGATTGTTGCATTGTTGGAATATCTTGCAGCACGAGCAAAAGTGGAAGGATAGGTGCGGCGAGAAAAAACAGAAGACATCCACCACTGGAAGTCCATTGTCCAGTCCTGGGACCAATGAGAGTCATCTAGAGGTTGATGGGGAGGGTCATACTTCAGAGCCCGTGGTTAGGCCAGTAGGTAGGAAGGCGGAGAAAGAGCGACAGCGGCGAGGTAAAAATCCCATTTCTTCTGGAGATAATCTTTACATGGAAGCGATGGAAAACTTGTGGGCTAAGAAGAAAGAGGCAGAAGCCTTGAAAGAGGTTGCAAAAAAAGAGCGCAATGATGAAAGACTTGcacttgagaagaaaaagattgaaCTGAAGGAACAAGATATTGAGTTAAGGAGAAGGATTGAAGATGATAAGgtgatgaatatggatcttagTGCTATGAGTGAGCGACAACGACATTACTATACACGCTTGCAGGATGAGATCATTGCTCGGCTGTTTGGCACAGGCTCGGGTTGA